The window atattttgttatatatatatatatatatatatttgttaatacatataatccacttaattattaaataattaaatatttttatgtaattCAAATTTTATAggtaatattaaatttaaattttttttaatttttacataaacaataatatgattatattaaaataatattgaaatattaataaatgttcaaattaaatatttctatagaatttaatattaataaaaaaataagaatatattatcagTGTAAAAAGTTACAATTATGAATAATTCCTTTAGTATTCACTAATAATAaggattttttttttttttaaattattacatGAAGGGAAATATAGAATATAAACACAAATATAATTCAGAGTATTTTAAGGATTCtatcctttttttatcataaagaatattttgaaaattaattttagatttttcatcttcttctttatttatataaacatcTATAATTTTcgataatttatttttctcatGTTCAATgttactatatatatattgctTAACGAGATCTAGAagtttttctttttctttatatgttatatcCATATATCTAATTAgatatgaaatatatttaagtCTCATGAGTTTTTCACTTCCGTTGCAGGTTTCCTTTAAGTAAttaacataattatttattgcTAATGCTCTTTCATCTGNNNNNNNNNNNNNNNNNNNNNNNNNNNNNNNNNNNNNNNNNNNNNNNNNNNNNNNNNNNNNNNNNNNNNNNNNNNNNNNNNNNNNNNNNNNNNNNNNNNNTCTTTTTATagtatacatatatacatatatatatatatatatatatatatatatatataggctaactcaaaataaaaatacacattatgatataattaataatatatagaactaaagaaaaaataaagtctatataatattaaatttggttttataaaaatagaaattACTTAGATCgctaaatatatatatatatatatatatatatatatattaaattcatataataaaattaaattagTAGAATTATTTTTAGTTCTGTATAATTATGTTATGAACTGTGTgaaatttaattattactttaaatataaaaaatatattttaaatttatatttgcttataaattataaatatattaatatgtatgtaaACACTTATCACATgacaaatatatatatatatatatatatatatatatatatatatatatgaatcATAAAACGtgatattaaatatatactattatattgatttattttattcggaaaatgaataatatatatattaatttttttttatttgttctgaaatatattttatataacagTTAATATATCACATGTCTgtttaaattaatatttaggtattataataatataaattttatgaaaaatcATGATGACCTATTTTAGTACGaaacatatttttcttaagtatattattattaattttataataattttttataataatattaaaaaattataattattaagattattatatatatttttatggataatatctaatatataatgggttaatatataagataTCATAGgtgaatatattatataatataggaaaatatataacatattataggataatatgaaatatgTAATAGGAATATATGagatatatttaaagaaaaaaatatatttatttattttaaaaaatataattttttatattacatacattattattattattttttaaaaattattatataaatttctaagtaatatttaatttaataaaaaatattgagCCGTATACTATGTTTCCAGATTTAAAAATCcaattttgttttatgAAATTAGggaaattaatataaaaaagaaattaaataaaataaaattaaataataatataaataaaaatataatagtaaatatataattataaaatttaaatatcatatacctaatgaagaaaaaataaaataaaaacataaaataaataaaaaaataataatatgtgAAATTAGATTATAGATTCAGGctcataaaaatataataaatacatataattatattaactatacattttatttaatagaaaaaatagtttaatttatttacatattttattattttttttaaaaatattaataaaaagaattaaagAATAAGAACTAATAATTTATGTAAACTTATGTGattattgttttattttattttttatttttagtaattatttattttaatatatatatatatatatatatatatatatatagatttttatgttgtattattttaataaatggaatatttgtaaatccaaaatacatataagagaaaatatttatttgaattataaaccatttttgtataaatttAGAATGTGTTTATTtcaattaaatatatatatattactaaacgttttgttttttttaaaatagTCTCTTCacattattatgatatttttatttattatattaagtatgatatacatttattcaaatgatatataaaaacattgttatatatttaattaaatttaattgtattttaaagttctgttttatttatttatttgttattaatttttttttttttttttttttggatgAAATAAACTGAGCGTGAAATtccatataataaatgaatttaatataacatatatattattaatatattgagtgaatatatttatatgtttatttctaatatatttattgttatCCTATTTAAGTgttattaaagaaaatgaatattttatttttatattatgttacGCAATGTGTCTTTTATCTTAAATATTGTGAATTCTAAAATTGCTTGAATATGATGAAATAAAGAAAACCATTAgttatatgaatataaatgaataaataaattaataaatatatatatatatatatatatatataggtataaaaaagaatatatagaaatgcgatatattttaaaatttgttatattgagcatatatatgttttaacATATCTTTGAAGCAAAAAATATgcatgaaaaaaatgtttaataaaatattttctaattATGGTTTTAAAATAAGAAGTGGCCTATTAAATAACATAAGGATATACgttaattatattaagaATATGATTGAATTGTATTATTctatacattttaataGAGTGAACATCTATTTTATAGTgtcataatataatatattagaGTTATGtgtcattttttattatagaTACTAAAAAcattgtatatattttttaaaataaaatttctcttatataaaaccttgtaaaatatgtttttatattatggTAATATTTCTTGGCTGAAATGCACTTTTCATCTATTTTATGAcgatattattttatacatatttataattatatttatacacattttcataagaatatataCTAATGTATTCTATATTCAgcattttatatttaaaatgttaTGTTTTTagttttaaataaaaatataactatcgtaattattataattattataattattatcatttctTAACGTGTTTAAGTAATATAATAACCtgtgaatatatatatatatatatatatatgtcttatatatgtatttctttataattttatttagGGTTTAATAAAATCGGACAACATAGttgaataattttaatatgtatgaatttttattgaaataaaaattaaaaagttatagggaaatatggaaaatagacttatacatatatgtatcgtataaatataattgtttcataaaagaaaacaagataattttattgtatatgttttataGTTCATATGTTATATGTAACATATGATTCTATGTATCGTTGTTATTCATGAATATCATTTTTGGTTTTAactaaaaaatatttgataaaattatacaaaaagACTAAACatctataaaaataataaaacaaattcTTGATTATTaagtgaaaaaaaaagaatatcgtatatatttcaaaaacaaataaataatgcATATTGgatatgattattataatattgtttAATTCATAGATCctaattataattatttagTATTAAGTATATACATGGCAAGAAACAATCCTTCccatattatattttataacacaatatgaatgattttaatattttaataatttttcgaatatatttgaatttctatttcttaaacaaaggaatatataattattcatttataattaattgtgtttttccttttaagctgtattatttaattatatgttttcTATAGTGCTCTTAACATGTATTTCTAATATGAGCACAAATacataaacaaataatatatgtatatatagaaatatttaaatattttttattaaaattttttattcccatgaatttataataaaaattgacaaaaaaaattgtaataaagataaaggatatatca of the Plasmodium reichenowi strain SY57 chromosome 11, whole genome shotgun sequence genome contains:
- a CDS encoding putative exported protein (Plasmodium exported protein, unknown function) — translated: DERALAINNYVNYLKETCNGSEKLMRLKYISYLIRYMDITYKEKEKLLDLVKQYIYSNIEHEKNKLSKIIDVYINKEEDEKSKINFQNILYDKKRIESLKYSELYLCLYSIFPFM